A single Oligoflexia bacterium DNA region contains:
- a CDS encoding aminotransferase class III-fold pyridoxal phosphate-dependent enzyme, giving the protein MILAVLQARFTSSRLPGKVLKNLLDKPMLLHEIQRVKQSKMISQLIVATSVDATDDAIEKMCREHDIQCFRGSLDDVLDRFYQAALLNKPEHIVRLTGDCPLIDPVIIDEVIAFHLKEKAQYTSNAIEPTFPDGLDVEIFEFDVLKQAWNEAKLTSQREHVTPFIHSQPSRFKISHYKNKKDHSHMRWTVDNAADFELVEKVYSSLYPENQKFGMDDIINFLEKNPQVSNLNKNTKRNEGFEVSLKKDIYQKRYEKSLSLLTRATQTIPLGSQTFSKSKTQYPLGVSPYFIQKGKGCHVWDVDGNKYVDFVNGLCAVNLGYGDSDVNNAVRNQLEDGVIFTLPHPLEMQVAEKIKEMVPCAEMVRFGKNGSDATSGAIRLARAYTNRDHVAMCGYHGWQDWYIGATARNRGVPKATRDLSHTFTYNDLSSLEKIFQEFPNQIAAVILEPMNVTEPKVGFLQGVKDLAAENGAVLVFDETITGFRFAKGGAQEFFGVTPDLATFGKGIANGFPVSAVAGKREIMKLMEEIFFSFTFGGETLSLAAALATMEKMQKEPVIEHFKTQGNKIIKGVEVLITKYDIGSYLSISGNPAWSFLNFKDKSQYSVWQIKTLFFQEIFLRGVLTLGTHNLSYSHKDEDITHLLKTYDEVFGIISQSINNGDLEKQLQCKPLEPLFKVR; this is encoded by the coding sequence ATGATCTTAGCCGTACTTCAGGCGCGCTTCACCTCATCAAGATTGCCAGGTAAAGTTTTAAAAAATCTTTTAGATAAACCTATGCTTCTTCATGAAATTCAGCGTGTGAAACAATCAAAAATGATTTCTCAGCTAATCGTGGCAACAAGTGTTGATGCTACTGATGACGCTATTGAAAAAATGTGTCGTGAACACGATATTCAGTGCTTTCGCGGCAGCCTTGATGATGTATTAGATCGGTTTTATCAAGCAGCCCTTTTAAATAAACCCGAGCACATAGTAAGGTTAACTGGTGATTGCCCACTTATTGACCCTGTGATCATTGATGAAGTGATTGCCTTTCATTTAAAAGAAAAAGCCCAATACACAAGTAATGCAATTGAGCCTACTTTTCCCGATGGCCTAGATGTTGAAATCTTTGAGTTTGATGTTCTCAAGCAAGCATGGAATGAAGCTAAATTAACTTCACAGCGAGAGCATGTAACTCCATTTATTCATTCACAACCTTCACGGTTTAAAATTTCACATTATAAAAATAAAAAAGATCATTCACATATGCGCTGGACTGTCGATAATGCAGCTGATTTTGAATTAGTAGAAAAAGTTTATTCAAGTTTGTATCCTGAGAATCAAAAATTTGGAATGGATGATATAATAAATTTCTTAGAAAAAAATCCTCAAGTTTCAAATCTTAACAAAAATACAAAAAGAAATGAGGGCTTTGAAGTGTCATTAAAAAAAGACATCTATCAAAAGCGTTATGAAAAATCGCTAAGTTTACTTACAAGAGCCACACAGACCATACCACTTGGCAGTCAAACTTTTAGTAAAAGTAAAACTCAGTACCCATTAGGTGTTTCCCCCTATTTCATACAAAAAGGTAAGGGCTGTCATGTTTGGGATGTTGATGGAAATAAATACGTTGATTTTGTTAATGGTCTTTGTGCTGTGAATTTAGGTTATGGTGATTCAGATGTGAATAATGCCGTTCGCAATCAACTAGAAGACGGTGTGATTTTCACTCTCCCGCACCCACTTGAAATGCAGGTGGCTGAAAAAATCAAAGAGATGGTTCCCTGTGCTGAAATGGTGCGCTTCGGGAAAAACGGTTCTGACGCAACATCTGGAGCAATTAGGTTAGCTCGCGCTTATACAAATCGTGATCATGTGGCGATGTGTGGGTATCATGGTTGGCAAGATTGGTATATTGGGGCAACTGCGCGTAATCGGGGAGTTCCAAAGGCAACCCGTGATTTAAGCCATACATTTACATATAATGATCTAAGTTCTTTAGAAAAGATTTTTCAAGAATTTCCAAATCAAATAGCTGCAGTTATTTTAGAGCCCATGAATGTGACTGAGCCCAAAGTAGGATTTCTTCAAGGTGTAAAAGATTTAGCTGCTGAAAATGGTGCAGTACTTGTGTTTGATGAAACCATCACAGGTTTTAGATTCGCAAAAGGTGGTGCTCAAGAATTTTTTGGCGTGACACCTGATCTTGCAACATTTGGTAAAGGAATAGCTAATGGCTTTCCTGTTTCTGCAGTTGCAGGTAAACGTGAAATCATGAAGTTAATGGAAGAAATTTTCTTTTCATTCACATTTGGTGGCGAAACATTATCTTTGGCAGCGGCTCTCGCAACAATGGAGAAGATGCAAAAAGAACCTGTTATCGAACATTTTAAAACCCAAGGGAATAAGATTATAAAAGGTGTTGAAGTTTTAATCACTAAGTACGATATAGGCTCTTATTTGTCGATTAGCGGAAATCCCGCTTGGTCGTTTTTAAATTTTAAAGACAAAAGCCAATACAGTGTCTGGCAAATTAAGACCTTATTTTTTCAAGAGATTTTTCTCAGAGGTGTTTTAACTTTAGGAACTCATAATTTGAGTTATTCACATAAAGATGAAGACATTACTCACCTTTTAAAAACATATGATGAAGTATTTGGAATCATCAGCCAATCCATTAACAATGGTGATTTAGAAAAACAATTGCAGTGTAAACCACTTGAACCGTTATTTAAGGTGAGATGA
- the pseB gene encoding UDP-N-acetylglucosamine 4,6-dehydratase (inverting), whose translation MFNGKSILITGGTGSFGKKYIKTLLSEYNCKKIIVYSRDELKQYEMQQDMSDERLRYFLGDVRDLARLTQAMRGVDYVIHAAALKQVPAAEYNPTECIKTNVHGAENVINAAIANEVEKVIALSTDKAANPINLYGATKLVSDKLFVAANNITGGHKTRFAVVRYGNVVGSRGSVLPFFTKQLESGAKELPITDVRMTRFWITLKQGVDFVLKNFSRMQGGEIFVPKIPSIKITDLAAAVAPGLPTKNVGIRPGEKLHEVMCPADDSHLTLEFNDHFVIKPTINFVHEVNYETNALKEKGKPVEDGFVYDSGKNPHFLTVEQLRDINADVE comes from the coding sequence ATGTTTAATGGTAAATCGATATTAATCACAGGTGGAACGGGTTCTTTTGGTAAGAAATATATTAAAACTCTTTTGAGTGAATATAATTGCAAAAAAATAATCGTGTATTCACGCGATGAACTCAAGCAATATGAAATGCAACAAGATATGAGCGATGAGCGCCTGCGCTATTTCTTGGGCGATGTGAGAGATCTTGCGCGTTTAACACAGGCAATGCGCGGTGTGGATTATGTTATTCACGCAGCCGCATTAAAACAAGTCCCTGCCGCTGAGTATAACCCCACTGAATGTATTAAGACCAACGTACATGGTGCTGAAAATGTGATTAATGCGGCAATTGCCAATGAAGTAGAAAAAGTAATTGCTCTCTCAACTGATAAAGCCGCAAATCCAATTAATCTATACGGAGCTACAAAGTTAGTTTCAGATAAATTATTTGTCGCAGCTAATAATATCACCGGTGGACATAAAACTCGTTTTGCCGTGGTTCGTTACGGAAACGTTGTTGGCTCACGGGGTTCTGTATTGCCCTTTTTTACTAAGCAACTTGAGTCGGGTGCAAAAGAGCTTCCTATCACAGATGTGCGCATGACACGATTTTGGATTACTTTAAAACAAGGTGTTGATTTTGTTTTAAAGAACTTTTCACGCATGCAAGGTGGAGAAATTTTTGTACCTAAAATTCCATCTATTAAAATTACAGATTTAGCCGCTGCAGTTGCGCCGGGGCTTCCCACTAAAAATGTTGGTATTAGACCTGGTGAAAAACTTCACGAAGTAATGTGTCCGGCTGATGATTCTCATTTAACTCTCGAATTTAATGATCACTTTGTCATTAAGCCCACAATCAATTTCGTGCATGAAGTAAATTATGAAACCAATGCACTAAAAGAAAAGGGAAAGCCAGTTGAAGATGGGTTTGTATATGATTCAGGGAAAAACCCACACTTTCTTACCGTTGAGCAACTTAGGGACATCAACGCGGATGTCGAATGA
- a CDS encoding class I SAM-dependent methyltransferase: MSLLYEDISPKALELGHETAIAIDLKALQKRKAEFVKVPCPACAFDKYTLAYIKYEMTFVICDNCKTQYISPRPTPEILKAHYTNSANYEYWAKYFFPMTAVTRKEKIFAPRAKLVSEISKRYNVGSELLIEVGSGFGFFCEKMKELNVFKKIIGIEPTPHLAQICREQGIEVIESVIEDIKFYSAADVVVSFEVIEHLFEPKAFLENCYNILKPNGFIVLTCPNINGFETQMLGRFSDSVDYEHLNYFLPESLSLLVSRVGFEVVEVKTPGVLDCDIVASRLLDKKKESIVVDPFIKRILLDESRDVRDGFQNFLTASGLSSNMMIIARKPN, translated from the coding sequence ATGTCATTATTATATGAAGATATCAGCCCTAAAGCATTAGAGCTGGGTCATGAAACAGCTATCGCTATTGATCTAAAAGCTTTGCAAAAGAGAAAGGCTGAGTTCGTAAAGGTGCCCTGTCCCGCTTGTGCTTTTGATAAATATACTCTCGCCTATATAAAGTACGAGATGACTTTTGTGATATGTGACAATTGTAAAACCCAATATATTTCTCCTCGTCCTACTCCAGAAATTTTAAAAGCCCACTATACAAATTCTGCCAATTATGAATATTGGGCAAAATATTTTTTCCCAATGACAGCTGTAACTAGGAAAGAAAAAATATTTGCACCGCGTGCAAAATTAGTTTCAGAAATCAGTAAGCGATACAATGTAGGTTCAGAGTTGCTTATTGAAGTTGGATCTGGTTTTGGATTTTTCTGCGAGAAGATGAAGGAATTAAATGTTTTCAAGAAAATTATTGGAATTGAGCCTACGCCGCACCTCGCCCAAATATGTCGTGAACAAGGGATAGAGGTTATTGAGTCGGTAATTGAAGATATAAAATTTTATTCAGCAGCTGATGTAGTTGTGAGCTTTGAAGTTATTGAGCATTTATTTGAGCCGAAAGCTTTTTTAGAAAATTGTTATAATATATTAAAGCCAAATGGATTTATTGTTCTTACCTGTCCAAATATAAATGGTTTTGAAACTCAAATGTTAGGTCGTTTTTCCGACAGCGTAGATTATGAGCATCTTAATTATTTTTTGCCTGAATCTTTAAGTCTACTCGTAAGCCGTGTTGGTTTTGAAGTGGTTGAGGTTAAAACCCCTGGCGTACTAGATTGCGATATTGTTGCGTCCCGTCTATTGGATAAAAAGAAGGAATCTATTGTAGTTGATCCTTTCATTAAACGCATTTTATTAGATGAGAGTAGAGATGTTAGAGATGGTTTTCAAAATTTTTTGACAGCTTCTGGGTTATCATCAAACATGATGATAATAGCTCGTAAACCAAACTGA
- the pseH gene encoding UDP-4-amino-4,6-dideoxy-N-acetyl-beta-L-altrosamine N-acetyltransferase: MADIAQHKFEDCSLRELTEKDLGQVLTWRNSPRVRIQMYTEHIIAWEEHKAWFAKLSENKKVCFRLFEYQSQPVGIVQFTGIDTNNNTANWGFYMGREDLPIGTGMTLGFLGLSFGFEELGLNLVNGEAIGSNQASQKFHERLGFSPIETNKPGVEKDGRYEIIKSYQLTKENWLKNKEELHEKIFLK, encoded by the coding sequence ATGGCGGATATAGCACAACATAAGTTTGAAGATTGTAGTTTAAGAGAACTTACTGAAAAAGATTTGGGCCAAGTACTTACGTGGAGAAATTCACCGCGTGTTCGTATCCAGATGTACACCGAGCATATTATTGCTTGGGAAGAACATAAGGCTTGGTTTGCAAAGCTTTCCGAAAACAAAAAGGTTTGTTTCAGACTTTTTGAGTATCAATCCCAGCCCGTTGGTATTGTGCAATTCACAGGCATTGATACAAATAATAATACCGCAAATTGGGGATTTTATATGGGCAGAGAAGATTTACCCATCGGAACTGGCATGACACTTGGTTTTTTGGGTTTAAGTTTTGGATTTGAAGAATTAGGTCTCAACCTGGTTAATGGCGAAGCTATTGGATCAAATCAAGCCAGTCAAAAATTTCATGAACGCTTAGGTTTTTCTCCTATTGAAACTAACAAACCTGGTGTTGAAAAAGATGGTCGCTACGAAATCATAAAGAGTTATCAGCTTACGAAAGAAAATTGGTTGAAAAACAAAGAGGAACTTCATGAGAAGATATTTTTAAAATGA
- a CDS encoding aldo/keto reductase: MKLGLGTVQFGMNYGIANRHGKTPIDEVKKILNLARENNIQCLDTAALYGSSEEVLGEALPLNFPWQIVTKTDTFGKRPVGEKEISRLEEVFHTSLKHLKQDFVYALLIHQPDDLIASGGTRLFKKMQEFKSQGLVKKIGVSVYDEKQIDWLLDMGGVDIVQVPINILDQRLIESGHLKKLKQAGIEIHGRSAFLQGLLLMDFDQLPSHLEIVCEHLKKLNLSVKVEGLTVLEAALGFVLMQEEIDRVIVGVNNTTEFKEILSAVGKVQNYSSKIKKLTSASKFEDVRILNPGLWGKL, from the coding sequence ATGAAATTAGGCTTAGGCACTGTTCAATTTGGAATGAATTATGGAATTGCCAATAGACATGGGAAAACTCCCATTGATGAAGTGAAAAAAATCTTAAATTTAGCACGTGAAAACAATATTCAATGCCTTGATACAGCAGCACTATACGGTAGCAGTGAAGAAGTTTTAGGCGAAGCATTGCCTTTGAATTTTCCGTGGCAGATCGTAACAAAAACGGACACCTTTGGAAAAAGACCCGTTGGAGAAAAAGAAATTTCTCGTTTAGAAGAGGTTTTTCATACGTCTCTTAAACATCTTAAGCAAGACTTTGTTTATGCCTTACTTATTCATCAGCCTGACGATCTCATTGCTTCTGGCGGCACGCGTCTCTTTAAAAAAATGCAAGAGTTCAAATCACAGGGATTAGTAAAAAAAATCGGTGTTAGCGTTTATGATGAAAAACAAATCGATTGGCTCTTAGATATGGGTGGAGTTGATATTGTTCAAGTCCCTATTAATATTTTAGATCAAAGACTTATTGAAAGTGGGCATCTTAAAAAACTTAAGCAAGCAGGTATTGAAATTCATGGGCGCTCAGCATTCTTACAAGGCCTATTGCTTATGGATTTTGATCAATTGCCGTCTCATTTAGAAATAGTTTGTGAGCATCTTAAAAAACTCAATCTCAGTGTAAAGGTTGAAGGTCTTACTGTTTTAGAGGCAGCTTTAGGATTTGTTCTTATGCAAGAAGAAATCGATCGCGTCATTGTTGGTGTCAACAACACTACAGAATTTAAAGAAATCTTAAGCGCAGTTGGTAAAGTTCAAAATTACTCATCAAAAATTAAAAAACTTACCTCTGCCTCAAAATTTGAAGATGTAAGAATATTAAACCCAGGTCTGTGGGGTAAGTTATGA
- the pseC gene encoding UDP-4-amino-4,6-dideoxy-N-acetyl-beta-L-altrosamine transaminase: MNKIPYGRQDISEEDIKSVVDVLRSDFLTQGPVIEQFESALSLYCGARHAVVVSNATAALHLACLALDVKPGDLVWTSPNTFVASSNCALYVGANIDFVDIDPQTYNMSVDRLSEKLKEAEKKGRLPKVVIPVHHSGESCDMESIKALSLKYGFKIIEDASHAVGGSYKSKKVGSCEFSDITVFSFHPVKIITTGEGGMVLTNDKNIYEKLFRLRTHGITRDQRLMTKPTEGPWYYQQIDLGFNYRMTDIQAVLGLSQFSRLDSFIEKRHKIAQKYNAELKSLPLTLPIQTNAAYSALHLYVVRLKLNEIKKSQRQVFESLHERGVLVNLHYIPVHLQPYYEKLGFKKGQFPEAEKYYGEAISLPMYSRLTEPDQNRVISELKEILK; encoded by the coding sequence ATGAACAAAATCCCATACGGTCGACAAGATATTTCTGAAGAAGATATAAAATCGGTTGTTGATGTCTTGCGTTCAGATTTTCTCACGCAAGGTCCTGTTATTGAACAATTTGAAAGTGCGTTGTCATTGTACTGCGGTGCTCGGCATGCAGTGGTCGTAAGTAATGCTACGGCGGCACTTCATTTGGCATGTTTAGCATTAGATGTGAAGCCTGGTGATCTTGTCTGGACATCTCCAAACACATTTGTCGCTTCAAGTAATTGCGCTTTGTATGTCGGGGCAAATATAGATTTTGTGGATATCGATCCGCAAACTTACAACATGAGTGTTGATCGTTTGTCTGAAAAATTAAAAGAAGCAGAAAAAAAGGGGCGATTGCCCAAAGTTGTAATTCCAGTTCATCACTCGGGTGAGTCTTGTGATATGGAATCAATTAAAGCGCTCTCTTTAAAATATGGCTTTAAAATTATCGAAGACGCTTCCCACGCAGTAGGTGGAAGTTACAAGTCAAAAAAAGTTGGGTCCTGTGAATTTTCTGATATCACGGTGTTTAGTTTTCATCCTGTAAAAATCATTACCACTGGTGAAGGTGGAATGGTTCTTACTAATGATAAAAATATCTATGAAAAATTATTTCGCCTTCGTACCCACGGTATTACGCGCGATCAGCGATTAATGACAAAACCTACCGAAGGCCCTTGGTATTATCAACAAATTGATTTGGGTTTTAATTATAGAATGACCGATATTCAAGCCGTTTTAGGTTTAAGTCAGTTTTCTCGCTTAGATTCATTTATAGAGAAAAGACATAAAATTGCTCAAAAATATAATGCAGAGTTAAAATCCCTTCCCTTAACTTTGCCAATACAAACAAACGCTGCTTATTCAGCACTTCATCTCTATGTTGTGCGTTTAAAATTAAATGAAATTAAAAAATCTCAGCGGCAAGTTTTTGAATCCCTTCATGAGCGTGGTGTTTTGGTGAACCTTCACTACATTCCTGTGCACCTTCAACCCTATTATGAAAAACTGGGGTTTAAAAAAGGTCAGTTTCCGGAGGCTGAGAAGTATTATGGTGAAGCGATAAGTCTTCCTATGTATTCACGTCTTACGGAGCCTGATCAGAACCGTGTTATTTCTGAGCTAAAAGAGATTTTAAAATGA
- a CDS encoding N-acetyl sugar amidotransferase: protein MRYCSRCVYPELAVNLLLDDDGVCSACRSYEEFEKLPVDFWSKREKVFGELLESYRNKKQDNYDCIIPVSGGKDSYWQTHLIKNVYKLNPLLVTYHGNRFLPEGEENLLNMRHVFGVDHMIFRPSTEMLKKLNRAGFIKTGDMNWHNHCGIYSYPVQTAAKLNIPIIIWGETPWDISGMFGADDFPEMSARERLEHGQRGFDWFDFVGTEGLEAKDLLWARYPSDDEIKRVGIRGLYVGNYIKWDENKHSKLVEEKYGFQKARQSFERTYRMFSNLDDIHENGGHDYLKYIKFGYGRASDHASKDIRKGYMTREQGVEMVRKYDHVKSSDIYNWLDYVGMSEADFDRIADTFRDKRVWSKDKSGTWIKANLWDQKK, encoded by the coding sequence ATGCGTTATTGTTCAAGGTGTGTGTATCCAGAGCTTGCGGTCAACCTTTTACTCGATGATGACGGAGTTTGTTCTGCTTGTCGTTCGTACGAAGAGTTTGAAAAGCTGCCAGTTGATTTTTGGAGTAAAAGAGAAAAAGTATTTGGAGAGCTTTTAGAATCTTACCGAAATAAAAAACAAGATAACTATGACTGCATTATTCCTGTTTCAGGTGGAAAAGACAGTTACTGGCAAACTCATTTGATTAAGAATGTTTATAAACTTAATCCCCTTTTAGTTACTTATCATGGCAATCGATTTTTGCCCGAAGGTGAAGAAAATCTTTTAAACATGCGCCACGTTTTTGGCGTAGATCATATGATTTTTAGACCAAGTACGGAAATGCTTAAAAAACTCAATCGCGCAGGTTTTATAAAAACTGGTGATATGAATTGGCATAATCATTGTGGAATTTATTCTTACCCCGTACAGACTGCGGCAAAATTAAATATTCCTATTATTATTTGGGGTGAAACACCTTGGGATATCTCTGGCATGTTTGGTGCCGATGATTTTCCAGAAATGAGTGCCCGTGAACGTCTTGAACATGGTCAACGCGGTTTTGATTGGTTTGACTTTGTGGGCACTGAAGGGCTTGAAGCTAAAGATCTGCTGTGGGCGCGTTACCCATCAGATGATGAGATCAAGCGTGTTGGTATTCGTGGTTTGTATGTTGGTAATTATATTAAATGGGATGAAAACAAACATTCAAAATTAGTTGAAGAAAAATATGGATTTCAAAAAGCGCGTCAGTCTTTTGAAAGAACTTATCGTATGTTTTCAAATCTAGATGATATTCACGAAAACGGTGGGCATGATTATTTAAAGTATATCAAGTTCGGCTATGGTCGCGCTTCTGATCATGCTTCTAAAGATATTCGTAAAGGCTATATGACCCGCGAACAAGGTGTTGAGATGGTTCGTAAATATGATCATGTGAAATCAAGCGATATCTATAATTGGCTAGATTATGTAGGCATGAGTGAGGCTGATTTTGACCGCATTGCCGATACCTTTAGAGATAAACGAGTTTGGTCAAAAGATAAAAGTGGAACTTGGATAAAAGCAAATCTCTGGGATCAAAAAAAGTGA
- a CDS encoding MBL fold metallo-hydrolase produces the protein MKLTFIANASCIVEESGFRILSDPWLFDGAFEGSWCHYPPLKTKPIDLNNVDAIYLSHLHPDHFESKTLSLLPENIPIILLDSKPNYLERMVQKLGFENIILLPDGQSIELSPYKLTIYAPFEKHVFHSSTIGN, from the coding sequence ATGAAACTAACGTTTATTGCTAATGCCAGTTGTATAGTTGAGGAGTCTGGTTTTCGTATTTTGTCAGATCCTTGGCTCTTTGATGGCGCATTCGAAGGCTCATGGTGTCATTATCCACCACTTAAAACAAAGCCCATAGATTTAAACAATGTGGATGCAATTTATTTAAGTCATCTCCACCCAGATCATTTTGAAAGTAAGACGCTTTCTCTCCTTCCAGAAAATATTCCCATTATTTTATTAGATTCTAAACCCAATTATTTAGAGCGCATGGTCCAAAAACTTGGGTTTGAAAATATTATTTTACTTCCAGATGGACAGAGTATTGAATTGAGTCCTTATAAACTAACTATTTATGCGCCGTTTGAGAAACATGTTTTTCATAGTTCTACTATTGGAAATTAA
- a CDS encoding helix-turn-helix domain-containing protein gives MLEIKDNQIYTREEAEKLLQISQSTMRRLIKSGVIRAAKIGGQYRILGAELLRQFLPPTGYETVREVYRQSRKKVHHMESELKKEQHELKNNKNVK, from the coding sequence ATGCTTGAAATTAAAGATAATCAGATATACACGAGAGAAGAAGCTGAAAAACTTCTGCAAATTTCTCAGTCAACCATGCGCCGTTTGATCAAAAGTGGTGTAATTCGAGCGGCCAAAATCGGTGGTCAGTATCGAATTTTGGGTGCTGAACTTTTGAGGCAATTTTTGCCTCCAACGGGTTATGAAACTGTCAGAGAAGTTTATCGTCAAAGTCGTAAAAAAGTTCATCATATGGAATCAGAATTAAAAAAAGAACAGCACGAACTCAAAAATAATAAGAATGTGAAGTGA
- the pseG gene encoding UDP-2,4-diacetamido-2,4,6-trideoxy-beta-L-altropyranose hydrolase, protein MNYLIRTDVSVEIGTGHIVRCLTLAQALKNKNHKVIFASYQLPKTWQAQLKASNFEFLELNDIREIIKLSDKPDFLIVDHYELDAQWEKLMAPHVGKIAVIDDLANRPHECDLLLDQNYYLNMEVRYAELVSKKCKLLLGPTFALLRPEFYEARKNLKTRDGAVQRLLLFFGGADQAGETTKALRALLELNKPKLTYDIVIGSMNPHSREIQDIMKQLPQAKLHVQIKNMAELISQADLALGAGGTATWERCFLGLPALTVQVAENQVEMSQALAEKGIIQNLGWHQKVSIDDWRSQIRWAVDNPQELKNMSDRAFEIMGSDGSQVNENHLKLIAFLQK, encoded by the coding sequence ATGAATTATTTAATTCGTACAGATGTAAGTGTTGAGATTGGAACGGGACACATTGTCCGTTGTCTTACGCTTGCGCAAGCCTTAAAAAATAAAAATCATAAGGTTATTTTTGCAAGTTACCAGTTACCTAAAACTTGGCAAGCGCAGTTAAAGGCTTCAAATTTTGAATTTCTAGAATTAAACGATATTAGAGAAATTATTAAACTAAGTGATAAACCAGATTTTCTCATAGTGGATCACTATGAACTTGATGCGCAGTGGGAAAAATTAATGGCGCCCCATGTTGGCAAGATCGCAGTAATTGATGATTTAGCCAACCGTCCACATGAATGTGATCTTTTATTAGACCAAAATTATTATTTAAACATGGAAGTTCGCTATGCAGAGCTTGTCTCAAAAAAATGTAAACTTCTTTTGGGGCCAACATTTGCACTTTTGAGGCCTGAATTTTATGAGGCAAGAAAAAATCTTAAAACTCGAGATGGTGCAGTGCAGAGGCTGCTCTTGTTTTTTGGAGGAGCCGATCAGGCGGGCGAAACCACGAAGGCCTTGCGTGCATTACTTGAACTCAATAAGCCAAAACTTACTTATGATATTGTAATTGGGAGTATGAATCCCCACAGTCGTGAGATTCAAGATATAATGAAGCAATTGCCTCAAGCCAAACTTCATGTTCAAATTAAAAATATGGCAGAGCTTATTTCTCAAGCTGATTTGGCATTAGGGGCTGGAGGCACAGCTACTTGGGAGCGATGTTTTTTAGGTTTGCCGGCCTTAACAGTGCAGGTTGCCGAAAATCAGGTGGAAATGTCACAAGCTTTAGCTGAAAAAGGAATTATTCAAAATTTAGGCTGGCATCAAAAAGTCAGTATCGATGATTGGCGAAGTCAAATTCGATGGGCCGTAGATAATCCTCAAGAATTAAAAAATATGAGTGATCGTGCCTTTGAAATTATGGGAAGTGATGGTTCTCAGGTAAATGAGAATCATCTCAAGTTAATTGCATTTTTGCAGAAATAG
- a CDS encoding class I SAM-dependent methyltransferase: protein MDLGCGEGFSLNFFHERGWNVQGADFTLDGIKRFFPSFEKYIMTGNLFATIDRLVLEKREYNLIICNNVLEHVVDPFALLQKIRKILSVDGICRIVVPNDDSILQRDVVEREFADPEFWVSVPEHLNYFNVDSFLKILDAAEFRIIEMLCDFPVDVFLYNPDSNYKKNPLKGKKCHLARVMFENLLGSINIENLINFRKGCAQAKVGRDIIAYCGKR from the coding sequence TTGGATCTTGGTTGCGGTGAAGGATTTAGTCTTAATTTTTTTCATGAACGTGGATGGAATGTTCAGGGTGCTGACTTTACGCTGGATGGAATCAAAAGATTTTTTCCAAGTTTTGAGAAATATATTATGACAGGGAATCTATTTGCCACCATCGATCGGTTAGTATTGGAAAAAAGAGAATACAATCTAATTATCTGCAATAACGTTCTTGAACATGTTGTTGACCCTTTTGCTCTGCTTCAAAAGATAAGAAAAATATTATCTGTTGATGGCATATGTCGTATTGTCGTCCCAAATGATGACAGTATTCTACAAAGGGATGTTGTTGAAAGGGAATTCGCTGATCCTGAATTTTGGGTGTCAGTGCCCGAACATTTAAATTATTTTAATGTAGATAGTTTTTTAAAAATTTTGGATGCGGCTGAATTTCGCATTATAGAAATGCTTTGTGATTTTCCAGTTGATGTTTTTCTATATAACCCAGATTCGAATTATAAAAAAAATCCTCTGAAAGGCAAAAAATGTCACCTTGCAAGAGTTATGTTTGAAAATTTACTTGGTAGTATCAATATTGAAAATTTAATTAATTTTAGAAAGGGCTGCGCACAAGCAAAGGTGGGTAGAGACATCATCGCCTATTGCGGGAAGAGGTAG